In Dyadobacter subterraneus, a single genomic region encodes these proteins:
- the ccoN gene encoding cytochrome-c oxidase, cbb3-type subunit I, with protein MSNLPNPGIASIELDEFQYDNKIVRNFAIATILFGLIGMLVGLLAAFQLVFPNLNMDLPYTTFSRIRPLHTNAVIFAFVGNGFFTGLYYSAPRVLRTPMWSPVLSRFHFWAWQFIIIGAAITLPMGLSSAKEYAELEWPLDIAIAVVWLSGLTNLVMTTIHRRVEHIYAAIWFYIASFVTVAMLHVVNNLELPVSLFKSYSLYAGVQDALVQWWYGHNAVAFFLTTPYLGLMYYFLPKAANRPIYSYRLSIVHFWSLIFLYIWAGPHHLLYTALPDWAQTLGTVFSLMLIAPSWGGMMNGLLTLRGAWDKVREDVVLKFFVVAITAYGMATFEGPMLAFKNVNAIAHYTDWIVAHVHVGALGWNGFLTFGMLYWLFPRLYNRPLFSPKLASFHFWIGTLGILFYTIPMYWAGWVQSSMWKEFTAEGLLKYPNFLETVTQLAPLYFLRSVGGTLYIIGFVVMIYNLWMTALKGNLVPFEKAKAMPLAAVWHPEQKEFWHQRLLERKPLTITIIALLVVSIGGMIEMIPTFMIESNVPTIASVKPYTPLELQGRDIYVREGCYVCHTQMIRPFRSEIERYGEYSKSGEFVYDHPHQWGSKRTGPDLHRIGGKYPDSWHYNHMEDPTSMSPGSIMPRYGWLLEDDLDTASTPGKIRAMQTLGVPYEKGYDKIANAELHKQALGIQSRLKQSGIKANENKEIIALIAYLQRLGTDIKTR; from the coding sequence ATGTCAAACCTTCCCAATCCAGGTATCGCATCCATTGAGCTGGACGAGTTTCAATATGATAATAAAATCGTACGAAACTTTGCTATCGCGACGATCCTGTTCGGACTTATCGGTATGCTTGTCGGTCTCCTTGCCGCCTTTCAGCTTGTATTTCCAAACTTAAATATGGATTTACCATACACCACTTTCAGTCGAATCAGGCCGCTTCATACTAATGCTGTTATTTTTGCTTTTGTAGGAAACGGATTTTTCACCGGTCTGTATTACTCAGCACCAAGGGTTTTGCGCACTCCCATGTGGAGCCCGGTTTTAAGTCGTTTTCACTTTTGGGCATGGCAGTTTATTATCATAGGCGCGGCCATCACTTTGCCGATGGGATTATCCAGCGCCAAGGAATATGCAGAATTGGAATGGCCGCTTGATATCGCGATTGCAGTAGTTTGGCTTTCAGGCTTAACCAACTTGGTGATGACAACCATTCACCGCCGTGTTGAACATATTTATGCAGCGATCTGGTTTTATATTGCTTCGTTTGTGACGGTTGCGATGCTCCATGTGGTTAATAATCTGGAACTTCCGGTTTCACTTTTCAAAAGTTATTCTCTTTACGCTGGTGTTCAGGATGCTTTGGTTCAATGGTGGTATGGACACAATGCAGTAGCGTTTTTCCTGACTACACCTTATTTGGGTTTGATGTACTACTTTTTGCCAAAAGCGGCGAATCGCCCTATTTATTCTTACAGACTTTCCATCGTCCATTTCTGGTCATTAATTTTCCTTTACATCTGGGCTGGTCCTCACCATTTGCTTTATACAGCGTTGCCGGATTGGGCTCAAACATTGGGAACTGTATTTTCTTTGATGCTGATCGCTCCATCCTGGGGCGGGATGATGAACGGACTTTTGACTTTACGAGGCGCATGGGACAAAGTTCGTGAAGATGTGGTGTTGAAATTCTTTGTCGTTGCAATCACCGCGTATGGTATGGCAACTTTCGAAGGTCCTATGCTAGCATTCAAAAATGTGAACGCCATCGCACATTATACCGACTGGATCGTGGCTCACGTACACGTAGGAGCGTTAGGCTGGAATGGCTTCCTGACATTTGGTATGCTTTACTGGCTTTTCCCACGTTTGTACAATCGCCCTCTGTTTTCTCCAAAACTTGCCAGTTTCCATTTCTGGATCGGGACGTTAGGGATTTTGTTTTATACCATTCCAATGTATTGGGCTGGTTGGGTACAAAGTTCTATGTGGAAGGAATTTACAGCTGAAGGTTTGTTGAAATATCCTAACTTCCTTGAAACGGTAACACAGCTTGCACCATTATATTTCCTAAGAAGTGTTGGTGGTACTTTATACATCATTGGTTTTGTGGTAATGATTTATAATTTGTGGATGACAGCTTTGAAAGGAAATCTTGTTCCGTTTGAAAAAGCAAAAGCAATGCCGCTAGCCGCTGTCTGGCATCCGGAGCAAAAAGAATTCTGGCACCAAAGATTATTGGAGCGTAAACCTCTCACGATCACAATTATTGCACTTCTCGTTGTTTCCATTGGTGGGATGATTGAAATGATTCCAACTTTCATGATCGAATCCAATGTTCCGACCATTGCCAGTGTAAAACCTTATACCCCACTCGAACTTCAGGGTCGCGATATTTATGTTCGGGAAGGATGTTATGTTTGTCATACACAAATGATTCGTCCTTTTCGTTCCGAAATTGAACGTTATGGAGAATATTCAAAATCAGGAGAATTTGTTTATGATCACCCGCACCAGTGGGGCTCTAAACGCACCGGTCCGGATTTGCATAGAATTGGTGGAAAATATCCTGATTCATGGCATTATAATCATATGGAAGATCCAACTTCGATGTCGCCGGGTTCAATCATGCCTCGTTATGGCTGGTTATTGGAAGATGATCTGGACACTGCTTCCACCCCTGGAAAAATCCGTGCGATGCAGACACTTGGTGTTCCGTATGAAAAAGGGTATGATAAAATTGCTAATGCCGAGCTCCATAAACAGGCGTTGGGTATCCAGTCAAGATTGAAACAAAGCGGGATCAAGGCCAATGAGAATAAGGAAATTATTGCGCTGATTGCTTATCTGCAACGATTGGGGACTGATATAAAAACGCGATAG
- the ccoS gene encoding cbb3-type cytochrome oxidase assembly protein CcoS, protein MSALYVLILVSLFVALGFLSTFIWSVRKGHFDDDCTPAMRILLDDGNTNQKPAKKST, encoded by the coding sequence ATGAGCGCCCTTTATGTTTTGATTCTCGTCAGCCTGTTTGTAGCATTAGGCTTCCTCAGCACATTTATCTGGTCGGTCCGAAAAGGTCATTTTGATGACGATTGCACGCCAGCCATGCGCATACTTCTGGATGACGGAAACACAAATCAAAAACCGGCTAAAAAGTCTACCTAA